The Deltaproteobacteria bacterium genome has a window encoding:
- a CDS encoding xanthine dehydrogenase family protein molybdopterin-binding subunit, translating to MRKQRLSVAGHSSMRVDAVEKVSGSAFYTGDMELPAMAYAKILRSPLPHARLLKVDAAKARALPGVVDVLTRDELGGLNYMYGATYKDQAVVAVDKVRYVGDPVAAVLSADELVAEEALSLIDVEYEELPFVDNVDDALAPGAPRVHEGDVAKAELRGSTYGAPERFKGTNVCYYFGYSRGNVEQGFDKSDHVFEDVFRFSKVQHYSLEPHICVANFDGERLTVWSSCQDPFTLRGHLAGIFKLPLNRVRVVVPYVGGGYGGKLYVKADPIAAALSVRNRRPVKLAMSANDSFKTVTRHPARIRIKTGVSKKGEMVARELEVYMDTGAYADAGPRVTQKAGYRAVGPYRVANVKIDAHGVYSNTVPAGAFRGFGAVQVAWAYESQMDMIANRLGMDPLDFRLKNLLEKGEPYTPGDTPVDCDLKQGLRKVARRLDWKKPTPPNVGRGLSVCLKDAGGTYKVAGATVKMSSDGSAVLLTGTVEVGQGCRTALSQVVAEELGIELRQVSVAQLDTDVTPFDVSTSASSSMTVMGLATQRAAQDVKKQLLKAAAKVMGEKAADLTLKGGQVRPAKGRGVPYSEVIAGYYGSSATEIVGRGGYQDKKSKTAVLGSPTTFWEVGWGGVELEVDPDTGVIRILKYVSMADVGRAINPLQCEGQDEGGVVFAIGHTLMEDMVYENGQPLNPNLIDYRVPNFHDVPEEFISELVESGNGPGPFGAKGMGEGGVLPAASAIAAAVEDAVGVRICDLPLSPPKVWQRLREKESAG from the coding sequence ATGAGAAAACAACGACTGTCAGTGGCCGGGCACAGCTCGATGCGTGTGGACGCGGTGGAGAAGGTTTCGGGGTCGGCGTTCTACACCGGCGACATGGAGCTTCCGGCGATGGCCTACGCCAAGATCCTGCGGAGTCCCCTGCCGCATGCGCGCCTGCTCAAGGTGGACGCGGCCAAGGCGCGGGCGCTGCCCGGGGTCGTCGACGTGCTCACCCGGGACGAGCTGGGCGGCCTCAACTACATGTACGGCGCCACCTACAAGGACCAGGCGGTGGTGGCGGTGGACAAGGTGCGCTACGTCGGCGACCCGGTGGCGGCGGTGCTGTCGGCGGACGAGCTGGTGGCCGAGGAGGCCCTGTCGCTCATCGACGTGGAGTACGAGGAGCTGCCGTTCGTGGACAACGTGGACGACGCCCTCGCGCCCGGGGCGCCCCGGGTGCACGAGGGCGACGTGGCCAAGGCCGAGCTGCGCGGCTCCACCTACGGCGCGCCGGAACGGTTCAAGGGCACCAACGTGTGCTACTACTTCGGCTACTCCCGCGGCAACGTGGAGCAGGGCTTCGACAAGTCCGACCACGTCTTCGAGGACGTCTTCCGCTTCTCCAAGGTGCAGCACTACTCGCTGGAGCCGCACATCTGCGTCGCCAATTTCGACGGCGAGCGCCTGACCGTGTGGAGCTCGTGCCAGGACCCGTTCACGCTCCGCGGGCACCTGGCGGGGATCTTCAAGCTGCCGCTCAACCGGGTGCGGGTGGTGGTGCCCTACGTCGGCGGCGGCTACGGCGGCAAGCTCTACGTCAAGGCCGACCCCATCGCCGCGGCCCTGTCGGTCAGGAACCGCCGCCCGGTAAAGCTGGCCATGAGCGCCAACGACAGCTTCAAGACGGTGACGCGCCACCCCGCGCGCATCCGCATCAAGACCGGCGTCAGCAAGAAGGGCGAGATGGTGGCGCGGGAGCTGGAAGTCTACATGGATACCGGTGCCTACGCCGACGCCGGCCCCCGGGTCACCCAGAAGGCGGGTTACCGGGCGGTGGGGCCGTACCGCGTGGCCAACGTCAAGATCGACGCCCACGGGGTCTACAGCAACACGGTGCCGGCGGGGGCGTTCCGCGGCTTCGGCGCGGTGCAGGTGGCCTGGGCCTACGAGTCGCAGATGGACATGATCGCCAACCGGCTCGGCATGGACCCGCTGGACTTCCGCCTCAAGAACCTGCTGGAGAAGGGCGAGCCCTACACTCCGGGCGATACCCCGGTGGACTGCGACCTCAAGCAGGGGCTGCGCAAGGTGGCGCGGAGGCTGGACTGGAAGAAGCCGACTCCGCCCAACGTGGGCCGGGGGCTCAGCGTATGCCTGAAGGACGCCGGCGGCACCTACAAGGTGGCGGGCGCCACGGTGAAGATGTCCTCGGACGGCAGCGCTGTCCTGCTCACCGGCACCGTGGAGGTGGGCCAGGGCTGCCGCACGGCCCTGAGCCAGGTGGTGGCGGAGGAGCTGGGCATCGAGCTGCGGCAGGTGTCCGTGGCCCAGTTGGACACCGATGTGACGCCCTTCGACGTCTCCACCAGCGCCAGCAGCTCCATGACCGTCATGGGCCTCGCCACCCAGCGGGCCGCGCAGGACGTGAAGAAGCAGTTGCTCAAGGCCGCGGCCAAGGTCATGGGCGAGAAGGCGGCCGATTTGACGCTCAAGGGAGGGCAGGTTCGCCCCGCCAAGGGACGCGGGGTGCCCTACAGCGAGGTCATCGCCGGCTACTACGGCAGCTCCGCCACCGAGATCGTCGGCCGAGGCGGCTACCAGGACAAGAAGAGCAAGACCGCGGTGCTGGGCTCCCCCACTACCTTCTGGGAGGTGGGCTGGGGCGGCGTGGAGCTGGAGGTGGACCCGGACACCGGCGTCATCCGCATCCTCAAGTACGTGTCCATGGCCGACGTGGGCCGGGCCATCAACCCCTTGCAGTGCGAGGGCCAGGACGAGGGCGGCGTCGTCTTCGCCATCGGACACACGTTAATGGAAGACATGGTGTACGAAAACGGCCAGCCCCTGAACCCCAACCTCATCGACTACCGCGTGCCGAACTTCCACGACGTGCCGGAGGAGTTCATCTCGGAGCTGGTGGAGAGCGGCAACGGCCCCGGCCCGTTCGGCGCCAAGGGCATGGGCGAGGGCGGCGTGCTGCCGGCCGCGTCCGCCATTGCCGCGGCCGTGGAAGACGCCGTCGGCGTGCGCATCTGCGACCTGCCGCTGTCGCCGCCCAAGGTGTGGCAGCGGCTGCGGGAGAAGGAGAGCGCGGGCTAG
- a CDS encoding hydantoinase/oxoprolinase family protein: MASWMVGIDTGGSFTDLIAFDPNSGERRIAKVPSQPADPSAAVMNALDELFQSGVDPGGIEFLVHGTTVATNAILEGKGARTGLLITRGFRAVYEGRGWSQPAPEDLADPFYVKPALLAPQSLTEEITERLDYLGNVQTPLDESDVRRAVSSLKEKEVEAVAVNFLFSFRNAEHEERTAAIIAEMAPEWRVSVSSRILPTIREYPRLSTTVIDAFVGKSMETYLLRLVDRLRAAGIETPQIFLMQSNGGLMRMNVGARYPNQTLLSGPAAGVVSGIELAGRLGRRNLVTFDMGGTSTDISVIRDGRSEETTAGRIAGQDLATPMLAVHTLGAGGGTIAWIGKDGLMKVGPRSAGADPGPACYGKGCELPTVTDANLLLGALGDSSALGGRLRLDRFCAEAAVRTVLAEPLGLDMVQAAAGVLRIVNNNMAVELRLALQYRGVDPRDFVLVAFGGAGPLHAGVLAEELRMPAVLVPPNPGLNSALGLLQTQVRHLYLMSDLGLVSGYDAARMNQRFEELRRRAVEDIREEHFELSDVVFRRQVDMRYLHQGYELSVDCPDREIVEADKAALKAAFDELHGKVYGLSAKDEDAEIVTFRLLAEIAVPRLTPPPLESGEPGVEHAVIGRRSLFDLKRGEFLEAVVLDRGRLRAGNRIDGPAVIEQLDATTVVPESQHATVDAFGNIVIEREP; this comes from the coding sequence ATGGCATCGTGGATGGTCGGCATCGATACCGGAGGCTCCTTCACCGACCTGATCGCGTTCGATCCGAACAGCGGCGAACGGCGCATCGCCAAGGTCCCTTCGCAGCCGGCGGATCCGTCGGCCGCGGTGATGAACGCCCTGGATGAGTTGTTTCAGTCCGGAGTGGACCCGGGCGGCATCGAGTTCCTGGTTCACGGCACCACGGTGGCCACCAACGCCATCCTGGAGGGCAAGGGCGCGCGCACGGGGCTCCTGATCACCCGCGGCTTCCGGGCGGTGTACGAGGGGCGCGGCTGGTCGCAGCCGGCGCCGGAGGACCTGGCGGACCCCTTCTACGTCAAGCCCGCGCTGCTGGCGCCGCAGTCGCTCACCGAGGAGATCACCGAGCGCCTCGACTATCTCGGCAACGTGCAGACGCCCCTCGACGAGAGCGACGTCCGGCGCGCGGTTTCAAGCCTGAAGGAGAAGGAAGTCGAGGCGGTGGCCGTCAACTTCCTGTTCAGCTTCCGGAACGCCGAGCACGAGGAGCGCACCGCGGCCATCATCGCCGAGATGGCGCCGGAATGGCGCGTGTCGGTGTCGTCGCGCATCCTGCCCACCATCCGCGAGTATCCGCGGCTGTCCACCACGGTCATCGACGCCTTCGTAGGAAAGTCCATGGAGACCTACCTGCTGCGGCTCGTGGACCGGCTGCGCGCCGCCGGCATCGAGACGCCGCAGATCTTCCTGATGCAGTCCAACGGCGGGCTCATGCGCATGAACGTCGGCGCCCGCTATCCCAACCAGACGCTGCTCTCGGGCCCGGCCGCCGGTGTGGTGTCGGGCATCGAGTTGGCCGGGCGCTTGGGACGCCGGAACCTGGTCACCTTCGACATGGGCGGCACCTCCACGGACATCAGCGTGATCCGCGACGGGCGCTCAGAGGAGACCACCGCGGGCCGCATCGCCGGGCAGGACCTCGCCACGCCCATGCTCGCCGTCCACACCCTGGGCGCGGGCGGCGGCACCATCGCCTGGATCGGCAAGGACGGGCTCATGAAGGTCGGGCCGCGGAGCGCGGGCGCGGACCCGGGGCCGGCCTGCTACGGCAAGGGATGCGAGCTGCCCACGGTGACCGACGCCAACCTGCTGTTGGGCGCGCTCGGCGACAGCAGCGCCCTGGGCGGGCGGCTGCGGCTGGACCGGTTCTGCGCCGAAGCGGCCGTGCGCACGGTCTTGGCCGAGCCCCTCGGCCTCGACATGGTGCAGGCGGCGGCCGGGGTGCTCAGGATCGTGAACAACAACATGGCGGTGGAGCTGAGGCTGGCGCTGCAGTACCGCGGCGTCGACCCGCGCGACTTCGTGCTGGTGGCCTTCGGCGGCGCCGGTCCGCTGCACGCCGGCGTGCTGGCCGAGGAGCTCCGGATGCCCGCGGTGCTGGTGCCGCCGAACCCCGGTCTCAACAGCGCCCTGGGGCTGCTCCAGACCCAGGTGCGCCATCTCTACCTGATGTCGGATCTCGGCCTGGTGAGCGGCTACGATGCCGCGCGCATGAACCAGCGTTTCGAGGAGTTGCGCCGTCGTGCCGTGGAAGACATCCGGGAAGAGCACTTCGAGCTGTCGGACGTGGTCTTCCGGCGCCAAGTGGACATGCGCTATCTGCACCAAGGGTACGAGCTGTCGGTCGACTGCCCGGACCGGGAGATCGTGGAGGCGGACAAGGCCGCACTCAAGGCGGCCTTCGATGAGCTCCACGGCAAGGTTTACGGGCTGAGCGCCAAGGACGAGGACGCCGAGATCGTGACGTTCCGGCTCCTGGCGGAGATCGCCGTGCCGCGGCTCACGCCGCCGCCCCTGGAATCCGGGGAGCCCGGTGTCGAGCACGCCGTCATCGGCCGCCGGTCGCTGTTCGACCTGAAGCGCGGAGAGTTCCTGGAGGCCGTGGTGCTGGACCGCGGGCGACTGCGGGCCGGCAACCGTATCGACGGACCCGCCGTGATCGAGCAGCTCGACGCCACCACGGTGGTGCCCGAGTCGCAGCATGCCACCGTCGATGCGTTCGGCAACATTGTCATCGAGAGGGAGCCGTAA
- a CDS encoding YhdH/YhfP family quinone oxidoreductase, producing MSDPTRFRAMVVSENEDKTFSRAITERSSDDLPEGDLLVSVAYSSLNYKDALSASGNKGVTRNFPHTPGIDAAGTVVESASGDFAKGDEVVLTGFDLGANTDGGYAEYARVPAAWAVKRPGGLSLKESMVYGTAGFTAALCVLRLQEGGVTPESGDVLVTGATGGVGCLAVAILAQAGYRVVASTGKESEKDFLTGLGAADVISREDADDQSGRPLLRGLWAGVVDTVGGNILATAIKASKYGGVVTCCGNVASVELNTTVFPFILRDVRLVGVATPDCPADIRATLWEKMAGEWKLPNLDAVTVDCSLEELDPHIESILKGGVRGRVVVDLSR from the coding sequence ATGTCAGACCCGACCCGTTTCCGAGCCATGGTCGTCAGCGAGAACGAGGACAAGACGTTCTCGCGCGCCATCACGGAGAGGTCGTCGGACGACCTGCCGGAAGGCGACCTGTTGGTGTCGGTGGCCTACTCGTCCCTCAATTACAAGGACGCGCTGTCGGCCTCGGGCAACAAGGGCGTCACCCGCAACTTTCCGCACACGCCCGGCATCGACGCCGCCGGCACCGTGGTGGAGAGCGCCTCGGGCGACTTCGCCAAGGGCGACGAAGTGGTGCTGACGGGTTTCGATCTGGGCGCCAACACCGACGGCGGCTACGCCGAGTACGCGCGCGTGCCGGCGGCCTGGGCGGTGAAGCGGCCGGGCGGGCTGAGCCTCAAGGAGAGCATGGTGTACGGCACCGCCGGCTTCACCGCGGCCCTGTGTGTGCTGCGGCTCCAGGAGGGCGGGGTCACGCCCGAATCCGGCGACGTGCTGGTGACCGGCGCCACCGGCGGCGTCGGCTGTCTGGCCGTGGCCATCCTGGCCCAGGCGGGGTACCGGGTGGTGGCGTCCACCGGCAAGGAGTCGGAAAAGGACTTCCTCACGGGCCTGGGCGCGGCGGACGTCATTTCGCGGGAAGACGCGGACGACCAGTCGGGGCGGCCGCTGCTCCGGGGACTGTGGGCCGGGGTCGTGGACACGGTCGGCGGCAACATCCTCGCCACCGCCATCAAGGCCTCCAAGTACGGCGGCGTGGTCACCTGCTGCGGCAACGTGGCCTCGGTGGAGCTGAACACCACGGTCTTCCCCTTCATCCTCCGGGACGTGCGCCTCGTCGGCGTGGCCACCCCGGACTGCCCGGCGGACATCCGTGCCACCCTGTGGGAGAAGATGGCCGGCGAGTGGAAGCTGCCGAACCTCGACGCGGTTACCGTCGACTGCTCGCTGGAGGAGTTGGATCCTCATATCGAGAGCATCCTCAAGGGCGGTGTGCGCGGGCGCGTGGTGGTGGACCTGTCGCGCTGA